A window from Citrus sinensis cultivar Valencia sweet orange chromosome 5, DVS_A1.0, whole genome shotgun sequence encodes these proteins:
- the LOC102610253 gene encoding wall-associated receptor kinase-like 20, whose translation MTFSSASLLSTRVKMMLVISFVLILVTHVSGHNACPKCGSIEVPYPLSTNDNCGDPRYRVYCENDVLQLLSAGGFYYKIISINPSSYRLVISPPLIPKDTCYSSDLTSGGFTLDDDSPFNISTRNTVMLLNCSENILLSPLNCSSSSLCRLFEEQVEAGNGCRGTLCCHFLKDSSMTSRRIRVRVGGCTAYTSVVDIRPGDSIDSWNYGIELQWLPPN comes from the coding sequence ATGACGTTTTCCTCAGCTTCACTTCTTAGCACAAGAGTGAAAATGATGCTTGTGATATCTTTTGTACTCATCTTAGTAACCCATGTCTCAGGTCACAATGCCTGTCCCAAATGTGGCAGCATTGAAGTTCCATATCCTCTTAGCACAAATGATAACTGTGGAGACCCCAGGTATAGAGTGTATTGCGAAAATGATGTTCTACAGTTATTGTCAGCTGGAGGCTTCTACTATAAAATCATCAGCATTAATCCTAGTTCTTATAGGCTTGTTATAAGCCCTCCCTTGATACCAAAAGACACTTGTTACTCTTCTGATCTCACTTCAGGAGGCTTTACGCTGGATGATGATTCACCCTTTAACATATCTACTCGTAACACTGTCATGTTACTCAACTGCTCTGAAAATATTCTCCTTTCTCCATTGAACTGTTCTTCAAGCAGCCTCTGTAGGCTTTTTGAGGAGCAGGTCGAGGCAGGAAATGGGTGCCGAGGTACACTTTGCTGCCATTTCTTGAAAGATTCATCCATGACTTCACGGAGGATTAGAGTTAGAGTCGGAGGTTGCACTGCTTATACTTCTGTGGTTGACATTAGGCCAGGCGATTCCATTGATTCATGGAACTACGGCATTGAGCTGCAGTGGTTGCCCCCCAACTAA
- the LOC102610553 gene encoding probable protein phosphatase 2C 5, translating to MNQTEVPQMKAPLVPLATLIGRELRNEKIEKPFVKYGQAALAKKGEDYFLIKPDCQRIPGNASTSFSVFAIFDGHNGVSAAIFTKESLLNNVLSAIPQGASRDEWLQALPRALVAGFVKTDIEFQKKGETSGTTVTFVVIDGWTVTVASVGDSRCILDTQGGIVSLLTVDHRLEENAEERERVTASGGEVGRLNVFGGNEVGPLRCWPGGLCLSRSIGDTDVGEFIVPIPHVKQVKLSNAGGRLIIASDGIWDALTSDMAAKSCRGLPAELAAKLVVKEALRSRGLKDDTTCLVVDIIPSDHPVPAPTPRKKQNVLSSLIFGKKAHDSMKTSNKLAAVGVVEELFEEGSAMLAERLGRDFPSNASSGLFRCAVCQVDQPPSDGLSVNSGPYFSPTSKPWEGPFLCANCRKKKDAMEGKRPGIPTVIT from the exons aTGAACCAGACTGAAGTACCCCAGATGAAGGCTCCTCTTGTTCCGCTTGCAACTTTGATCGGTCGTGAGCTGAGGAACGAAAAGATTGAGAAACCTTTTGTGAAGTATGGACAGGCTGCATTAGCTAAGAAAGGAGAGGATTACTTTCTGATAAAACCTGATTGCCAGAGGATTCCTGGAAATGCATCAACgtcattttctgtttttgcg ATTTTTGATGGGCACAATGGTGTATCAGCTGCCATCTTTACAAAGGAGAGCTTATTGAATAATGTCTTGAGTGCAATCCCTCAAGGCGCTAGTAGGGATGAGTGGCTTCAAGCACTTCCTCGGGCACTTGTCGCAGGTTTTGTGAAAACTGACatagaatttcaaaaaaaag GTGAAACTTCTGGGACAACAGTGACATTTGTTGTGATAGATGGATGGACTGTGACTGTTGCATCTGTTGGTGATTCTCGATGCATATTGGACACCCAGGGAGGCATTGTTTCACTGTTGACTGTTGATCACAGGCTGGAAGAGAATGCTGAAGAGAGGGAGCGTGTCACTGCAAGTGGAGGTGAAGTAGGAAGGCTCAATGTTTTTGGTGGCAATGAG GTCGGTCCCCTTCGCTGCTGGCCTGGGGGGTTATGCCTTTCGAGGTCGATTGGTGACACTGATGTGGGAGAGTTTATTGTTCCGATTCCTCATGTTAAGCAAGTGAAG CTTTCAAATGCTGGAGGAAGATTGATAATCGCCTCTGATGGCATCTGGGATGCATTAACTTCTGATATGGCTGCCAAGTCTTGTCGGGGTTTACCCGCAGAGCTTGCTGCAAAATTGGTTGTTAAG GAGGCTCTGAGGTCAAGGGGACTGAAGGATGATACAACCTGCCTGGTTGTTGATATCATACCATCTGACCATCCTGTCCCAGCTCCAACACCTAGAAAGAAACAGAATGTGCTAAGTTCACTTATCTTTGGGAAGAAAGCTCATGATTCTATGAAAACATCAAACAAGCTCGCTGCTGTTGGGGTTGTGGAGGAGCTGTTTGAAGAGGGTTCGGCTATGCTTGCTGAAAG GTTGGGTAGGGATTTTCCTTCGAATGCGAGCTCTGGTCTTTTCAGGTGTGCAGTCTGCCAAGTGGACCAACCACCAAGTGATGGCTTATCGGTAAACTCAGGGCCTTATTTCTCACCCACATCAAAGCCATGGGAAGGCCCCTTTCTCTGCGCAAATTGTcggaaaaagaaagatgccATGGAAGGAAAGAGGCCGGGTATACCCACGGTGATAACATAG
- the LOC102609734 gene encoding single-stranded DNA-binding protein, mitochondrial isoform X1 yields MSSLAARFANLLRVPASSSSHSTSLVLGVQRSSKMWYSSGSFDGKNDDQNMDEVDDVFDDFVVEKQELQPQGVDPRRGWGFRGVHKAIICGKVKDTPVQKILRNGKTVTIFSVGTGGLFDQRIVGSKDLPKPVQWHRIAVHNEILGSYAVKQLVKNSSVYVEGDIEIRVYNDSINGEVKNIPEICIRRDGTLRLVKSGESISKISFDDLREGLL; encoded by the exons ATGAGTTCACTCGCTGCTAGATTCGCTAATTTGCTGCGAGTTCctgcttcttcttcatcacaCTCCACCTCGCTAG TGCTTGGCGTGCAAAGGAGCTCAAAGATGTGGTACTCGAGTGGGTCATTTGATGGCAAAAATGATGATCAGAATATGGATGAGGTGGATGATGTGTTTGATGATTTTGTTGTTGAAAAGCAGGAGTTACAGCCTCAAGGTGTTGATCCTAGAAGGGGTTGGGGATTTCGTGGTGTGCATAAG gCAATTATTTGTGGAAAAGTTAAAGACACCCCCGTGCAGAAGATCCTAAGGAATGGCAAAACTGTAACCATCTTTTCAGTTGGAACAGGGGGTCTGTTTGACCAAAGAATTGTAGGGTCGAAAGACTTGCCGAAACCTGTTCAGTGGCATAGAATTGCTGTGCATAACGAAATACTCGGGTCTTATGCCGTCAAACAACTTGTCAAAAA CTCTTCAGTTTATGTTGAGGGTGACATTGAAATTAGAGTTTATAATGACAGCATTAATGGTGAAGTAAAGAATATCCCAGAGATATGCATTCGTCGTGATG GGACACTTCGCCTTGTAAAGTCTGGGGAAAGCATCAGCAAAATATCCTTTGATGATTTGC GAGAGGGATTGCTTTAG
- the LOC102609271 gene encoding eukaryotic translation initiation factor 3 subunit A, with translation MSTYAKPEAALNQAEALINVGQKQDALQVLHDLITSKRHRAWQKILEKIMFKYVELCVDMRRGKFAKDGLIQYRIVCQQVNVTSLEEVIKHFMHLSTEKAEQARSQAQALEEALDVDDLEADKRPEDLMLSYVSGEKGKDRSDRELVTPWFKFLWETYRTVLEILRNNSKLEALYAMTAHRAFQFCKQYKRTTEFRRLCEIIRNHLLNLNKYRDQRDRPDLSSPESLQLYLDTRFEQLKVATDLQLWQEAFYSVEDIHGLMCMVKKTPKPSLLVVYYAKLTEIFWISSSHLYHAYAWFKLFTLQKTYNKNLSLKDLQLIASSVVLAALLVVPYDRSRSASHLELENEKDRNLRMANLIGFELDPKFDSREALSRSSLLSELVSKGVMSCATQEVKDLYNLLEHEFLPLDLASKVQPLLAKISKYGGKLASASSVPEVQLSRYIPALEKLVTLRVLQQVSEVYQMMRIESLSQMIPFFDFAVVEKISVEAVKHNFIAMKIDHMRGVVVFCNLGLESDGLRDHLTIFAQSLNKVRALIYPPANKASKLGEMLAGLGEIVDKEHKRLLARKSIIEKRKEEHERQLIEMEREEESRRLKQQKITEEAEQKRLAAEFEHRKNQRILREIEERELEEAQALLEEAEKRNKKKGGKKPILEGEKVTKQTLMERALTEQLRERQEMEKKLQKLAKTMDYLERAKREEAAPLIDAAFQQRLEEEKVLHEREQQLEVELSRQRHDGDLREKYRLSRMLDNKNTFQERVLNRRRVEVDRRKVEREERISLIIKARKQEREAKRKKIFYVRTEEEKIKRLREEEEARKREEAEKRKKEEAERQAKLDELAEKQRQRERELDEKERLRKEAILGRSSDGASKPFEPPVRTSEPGSAAPAAAAAAAAPTSGKYIPRHLRAKMEGAGVGGQSAPPQSEERWAGGTRPEQWGPSRRTDGSSQAPPEADRWGRPDDRSGPPSDRWRPGGGSRSSSTWSSSRPPR, from the exons ATGTCGACTTATGCCAAACCTGAGGCAGCATTGAATCAAGCTGAAG CATTGATCAATGTTGGACAGAAGCAAGATGCCTTACAAGTTCTCCATGATTTGATAACTTCTAAAAGACACCGGGCATGGCAAAAGATACTTGAGAAGATAATGTTCAAGTATGTTGAGCTTTGCGTTGACATGCGAAGAGGCAAGTTTGCAAAGGATGGTTTAATTCAATATCGAATTGTTTGTCAACAAGTGAACGTGACTTCCTTGGAGGAGGTCATCAAGCACTTCATGCATCTGTCCACTGAGAAGGCAGAGCAGGCTCGTAGTCAGGCACAAGCTCTAGAAGAAGCTCTTGATGTTGATGACCTTGAAGCAGATAAAAGGCCAGAAGATCTAATGCTTAGTTATGTAAGTGGGGAGAAGGGAAAGGATAGGTCTGATCGTGAACTTGTTACACCTTGGTTCAAGTTTTTGTGGGAGACTTATAGAACAGTGCTTGAAATATTGCGGAACAACTCAAAGTTGGAGGCACTATATGCG ATGACTGCACACCGTGCCTTCCAATTCTGCAAGCAATACAAGCGCACAACTGAATTTCGCAGGCTTTGTGAAATTATCCGGAACCATTTGTTGAACCTTAACAAGTACAGAGATCAAAGGGATCGTCCTGACCTTTCTTCCCCTGAGAGTTTGCAACTCTATCTGGACACCAGATTTGAGCAGCTGAAGGTTGCTACTGACCTTCAGCTCTGGCAG GAAGCGTTTTATTCTGTTGAAGATATACATGGTTTGAtgtgcatggttaagaaaacTCCAAAGCCGTCACTGCTAGTTGTTTATTATGCGAAGCTAACAGAGATATTCTGGATATCATCAAGCCATCTTTATCATGCTTATGCATGGTTCAAGCTTTTTACGCTCCAGAAAACATACAATAAGAATTTAAGCCTAAAAGATTTGCAGCTAATAGCATCATCTGTTGTTTTGGCTGCACTTCTAGTGGTTCCTTATGACCGCAGTCGCAGTGCATCTCATTTGGAGCTTGAAAACGAGAAGGATCGGAACTTGAGGATGGCTAATCTTATAGGATTTGAGCTTGATCCTAAATTTGATAGTAGAGAAGCG CTTTCAAGATCCTCCCTTCTCTCAGAATTG GTGTCCAAAGGTGTTATGAGCTGTGCAACTCAGGAAGTGAAAGACCTTTACAATCTTTTAGAGCATGAATTTCTTCCTCTAGATCTTGCCTCAAAGGTGCAGCCTTTGTTGGCCAAAATCTCAAAGTATGGTGGTAAACTTGCTTCAGCTTCTTCTGTACCGGAAGTGCAACTTTCCCGTTATATTCCTGCTCTTGAAAAGCTTGTTACCCTAAGGGTGCTTCAACAG GTGTCGGAGGTGTATCAGATGATGAGAATTGAGAGCTTATCTCAGATGATTCCTTTCTTTGATTTTGCTGTCGTGGAGAAAATTTCTGTTGAAGCTGTGAAACATAATTTCATAGCTATGAAAATTGACCATATGAGAGGTGTTGTAGTTTTTTGTAATTTG GGCCTTGAATCTGATGGTCTAAGGGATCACCTGACTATTTTTGCTCAGTCTTTAAATAAAGTGCGGGCCTTGATATATCCTCCTGCAAATAAGGCATCAAAGCTAGGTGAAATGTTGGCTGGTTTAGGGGAGATTGTAGATAAGGAACATAAGAGGCTTCTTGCGCGGAAATCAATCATTGAGAAAAGGAAGGAAGAGCATGAACGCCAACTTATTGAAATG GAACGTGAAGAAGAGTCTAGGAGGCTAAAGCAACAGAAGATAACAGAGGAGGCTGAGCAGAAGAGGCTTGCTGCTGAATTTGAGCATAGGAAAAATCAAAGGATCCTCAGAGAAATAGAGGAGCGTGAACTTGAAGAAGCGCAAGCACTGCTTGAAGAAGCTGAGAAGCGCAATAAAAAGAAGGGAGGCAAAAAGCCAATCTTAGAGGGG GAAAAAGTGACAAAACAAACTTTGATGGAGCGAGCCCTGACCGAGCAGCTGAGGGAGAGGCAAGAGATGGAGAAAAAGTTACAAAAACTAGCCAAGACAATGGATTATTTGGAAAGAGCAAAAAGAGAAGAGGCTGCCCCCTTGATTGATGCTGCTTTCCAACAACGGTTGGAGGAGGAGAAGGTGCTTCATGAACGTGAACAACAG CTAGAGGTTGAGTTGAGCCGGCAGCGACATGATGGAGACCTGAGGGAAAAGTATAGGCTTTCAAGGATGTTGGACAACAAG AACACATTCCAGGAAAGAGTGCTGAACCGTCGAAGAGTTGAGGTCGACAGGCGCAAAGTGGAGAGGGAGGAAAGAATCAGCCTAATTATTAAGGCCCGAAAACAGGAGAGGGAGGCTAAGAGAAAGAAGATATTCTACGTTAGGAccgaagaagagaaaataaaaaggctGCGTGAGGAGGAAGAAGCTCGTAAGCGTGAAG AGGCTGAGAAACGAAAGAAGGAAGAAGCTGAACGCCAGGCAAAATTGGATGAGCTTGCTGAAAAACAGAGGCAAAGAGAGCGAGAGCTTGATGAAAAAGAACGACTCAGAAAAGAAGCTATCTTGGGGAGGTCATCTGATGGGGCTTCTAAACCTTTCGAGCCTCCTGTTCGTACATCAGAGCCTGGATCTGCTGCTCCTGCTGCAGCTGCAGCCGCAGCTGCACCAACCTCTGGAAAATACATCCCCAGGCACCTGCGTGCGAAAATGGAAGGTGCAGGTGTAGGTGGGCAATCAGCACCTCCTCAATCTGAGGAGCGGTGGGCTGGCGGTACCAGACCAGAACAATGGGGGCCCAGCAGGCGGACTGACGGTTCCAGTCAGGCTCCACCTGAAGCTGATCGCTGGGGCAGGCCAGATGATCGCTCAGGCCCACCCAGTGATAGGTGGCGTCCTGGTGGGGGCTCAAGGTCATCCTCCACTTGGTCGTCATCCAGACCACCACGTTGA
- the LOC102609734 gene encoding single-stranded DNA-binding protein, mitochondrial isoform X2, which produces MWYSSGSFDGKNDDQNMDEVDDVFDDFVVEKQELQPQGVDPRRGWGFRGVHKAIICGKVKDTPVQKILRNGKTVTIFSVGTGGLFDQRIVGSKDLPKPVQWHRIAVHNEILGSYAVKQLVKNSSVYVEGDIEIRVYNDSINGEVKNIPEICIRRDGTLRLVKSGESISKISFDDLREGLL; this is translated from the exons ATGTGGTACTCGAGTGGGTCATTTGATGGCAAAAATGATGATCAGAATATGGATGAGGTGGATGATGTGTTTGATGATTTTGTTGTTGAAAAGCAGGAGTTACAGCCTCAAGGTGTTGATCCTAGAAGGGGTTGGGGATTTCGTGGTGTGCATAAG gCAATTATTTGTGGAAAAGTTAAAGACACCCCCGTGCAGAAGATCCTAAGGAATGGCAAAACTGTAACCATCTTTTCAGTTGGAACAGGGGGTCTGTTTGACCAAAGAATTGTAGGGTCGAAAGACTTGCCGAAACCTGTTCAGTGGCATAGAATTGCTGTGCATAACGAAATACTCGGGTCTTATGCCGTCAAACAACTTGTCAAAAA CTCTTCAGTTTATGTTGAGGGTGACATTGAAATTAGAGTTTATAATGACAGCATTAATGGTGAAGTAAAGAATATCCCAGAGATATGCATTCGTCGTGATG GGACACTTCGCCTTGTAAAGTCTGGGGAAAGCATCAGCAAAATATCCTTTGATGATTTGC GAGAGGGATTGCTTTAG
- the LOC102611056 gene encoding LOW QUALITY PROTEIN: kinesin-like protein KIN-14G (The sequence of the model RefSeq protein was modified relative to this genomic sequence to represent the inferred CDS: substituted 2 bases at 2 genomic stop codons), with amino-acid sequence MTTEQVLTFNVASVVADVLQKHGPRFSDINLASRKADEASLRRYEAAGWLRKSVGVVVGKDLPAQPSEEEFRLGLRSGIILCNVLNKVQPGAVAKVVEGPCDSVVIPDGAALSAFQYFENVRNFLVAAEELGLPTFEASDLEQGGKSAMARIVNCVLALKSYSEWKQGGEKGPWKYAGNLKPSICVSGKPFMRKTSEPFMNSFSRTSSGGEKSLDGVCSEQALNGDLGHDLNEAGNLRNINVLVRAALSDKKPEEIPITVESMLSKVMEEFERRLANQNELIKTTPKTIQIFGPNNSLTSSSGGIEEVECPINKKTEEGAATETKGKKHANLMSAHNEESKTRLLKQQMLIELQQRDIVELKQTLHTTKAGMQFLQVKYMEDLDTLGNQLHGLAHAASSYQKVLEENRKLYNQVQDLKGNIRVYCRVRPFLDGQSSFMSTVEHIEKGDIVITTPSKYGKEGRKSFSFNKVFGPNATQAEVFSDTRSLIRSVLDGYNVCIFAYGQTGSGKTFTMTGPKELTEESLGVNYRALNDLFLISNQRRDTIHYDIFVQMLEIYNEQVRDLLVTDGLNKKYPSXYCSTFFLLFLVQCISHFYLFPXLLNTLEIRNSSQNRINVPDANLVPVSSTNDVIEMMNLGQKNRAVGATAMNDRSSRSHSCLTVHVQGRDLASGTILRGSMHLVDLAGSERVDKSEVTGDRLKEAQHINKSLSALGDVIASLAQKNAHVPYRNSKLTQLLQDSLGGQAKTLMFVHISPELEALGETISTLKFAERVATVELGAARVNKDSSDVKELKEQIVSLKAALARKDGDLEHLQYTSSSTPERSALKSGGSSPSKSSCHSLGDFSSNRRQPMEEVGNIQIRNLSASKPRRKSLDPRDLLVSSPPWPMNGTPVPNGKEEDRESSSGDWVDKVMVNKHDLLSRDDNQLVNYEVENKLLFSEKFYQNHHRDPSKIYPEHPTNRLTASRKDNQDYDVQRSRSEIASTDESDLEAAVSDCSEPDSLWQCNIPKVSNIPSSVASKPKKSHLKAPTKSTETRSFIPSLIPSPPTRKLSNGVSPFLHKPGRQLSLVDGKRKTGHAK; translated from the exons ATGACAACAGAACAGGTTTTGACATTCAATGTAGCTTCTGTTGTGGCCGATGTGCTCCAAAAACATGGCCCTCGATTCAGTGATATCAATTTGGCTTCAAGGAAAGCTGATGAAGCTT CCCTGAGAAGATATGAAGCAGCCGGATGGCTGAGAAAGTCAGTTGGAGTTGTCGTGGGTAAAGATTTGCCGGCTCAACCTTCAGAGGAAGAATTCAGGCTTGGATTGAGAAGTGGAATTATTCTTTGCAATGTTCTTAACAAGGTTCAACCTGGAGCTGTGGCAAAG GTAGTAGAAGGTCCTTGTGATTCTGTTGTCATTCCTGATGGAGCAGCTCTGTCAGCATTCCAATACTTTGAAAATGTGAGAAACTTCCTTGTAGCTGCAGAGGAATTAGGGCTTCCAACATTTGAAGCCTCTGATTTGGAACAG ggTGGGAAATCAGCAATGGCAAGGATTGTGAACTGTGTTCTAGCACTTAAATCATACAGTGAGTGGAAGCAAGGTGGTGAAAAAGGTCCATGGAAATATGCTGGGAATTTGAAACCCTCAATCTGTGTGAGTGGGAAACCATTTATGCGGAAAACTTCAGAACCATTCATGAATTCCTTCTCAAGGACCTCATCCGGGGGTGAGAAATCTCTAGACGGAGTGTGCAGTGAGCAGGCTTTGAATGGCGATCTAGGCCATGACCTCAATGAAGCA GGAAATTTGCGTAACATAAATGTTCTAGTCCGTGCTGCTCTTTCAGATAAGAAGCCAGAAGAAATTCCAATT ACTGTGGAATCTATGCTCAGTAAAGTTATGGAGGAGTTCGAACGTCGCTTAGCAAACCAAAATGAACTG ATAAAAACAACTCCAAAAACTATCCAAATATTTGGCCCCAACAACTCCCTTACTAGTTCTTCTGGTGGTATAGAG GAGGTTGAATGTCCCATCAACAAAAAGACAGAAGAAGGAGCTGCAACAGaaacaaaaggaaagaaaCATGCCAATCTGATGTCTGCTCACAATGAGGAATCAAAAACCcgtcttttgaaacaacaaatgTTAATTGAGCTGCAACAGAGAGACATAGTG GAATTGAAGCAAACTCTACATACTACGAAAGCAGGAATGCAGTTCTTGCAAGTGAAGTACATGGAAGACTTAGACACTTTAG GCAACCAATTGCATGGTCTAGCCCATGCTGCTTCAAGCTACCAGAAAGTACTCGAAGAAAACCGCAAGTTGTACAATCAAGTGCAAGACCTGAAAG GGAATATTAGGGTGTACTGTCGTGTCCGGCCATTCTTGGATGGACAATCAAGCTTTATGAGTACAGTGGAGCACATAGAGAAAGGAGATATAGTGATTACTACCCCTTCAAAGTACGGAAAAGAGGGACGGAAATCATTTAGTTTCAACAAAGTATTTGGTCCCAATGCAACCCAAG CGGAGGTGTTTTCAGATACTCGGTCTCTGATTCGGTCTGTTCTTGATGGTTACAATGTTTGCATTTTTGCCTATGGTCAAACAGGATCGGGAAAAACTTTCACCATG ACAGGACCGAAAGAGCTTACAGAGGAAAGTCTTGGCGTAAATTACAGGGCACTGAATGATCTGTTTCTTATCTCGAATCAAAGAAGAGATACTATTCACTATGATATTTTTGTTCAAATGCTTGAAATTTACAATGAACAAGTGAGGGATCTCCTTGTGACTGATGGacttaacaaaaaatatcCTTCATGATACTGCTCAACTTTCTTTCTATTATTTCTGGTTCAGTGCATATCACATTTCTATTTGTTTCCTTAACTTCTTAATACATTAGAAATCCGTAACAGTTCACAAAATAGAATCAATGTGCCAGATGCAAACCTTGTACCTGTTTCATCAACGAATGATGTTATagaaatgatgaatcttgggcAAAAGAACCGTGCAGTTGGTGCAACAGCGATGAATGATCGGAGTAGTCGATCTCATAG CTGCTTGACAGTTCATGTTCAGGGAAGAGACCTGGCATCTGGAACCATTCTTCGTGGGTCAATGCATCTGGTTGACCTTGCAGGAAGCGAAAGGGTTGACAAGTCAGAGGTCACAGGAGATAGATTAAAGGAGGCTCAACATATCAACAAATCTCTTTCTGCTCTAGGAGATGTGATTGCTTCCCTTGCTCAAAAGAATGCACATGTTCCTTATAGAAACAGTAAACTTACACAACTCCTTCAAGATTCACTTG GAGGACAAGCAAAAACATTGATGTTTGTACATATTAGTCCCGAGCTGGAAGCCCTTGGAGAGACAATTAGTACATTGAAATTTGCCGAACGGGTTGCCACTGTTGAACTTGGCGCTGCTCGAGTTAACAAAGATAGCTCAGATGTGAAAGAGCTTAAAGAACAG ATAGTTAGTCTCAAGGCAGCCTTAGCAAGGAAGGATGGAGACTTAGAGCACCTTCAATATACTTCATCTAGCACCCCTGAAAGATCAGCATTGAAGTCTGGTGGGTCTTCTCCTTCGAAATCTAGTTGCCACAGTTTAGGAGACTTCTCCAGCAATCGTAGGCAACCAATGGAGGAAGTTGGCAACATACAG ATACGGAACCTTTCTGCATCTAaaccaagaagaaaaagcCTTGATCCCCGAGATTTGCTCGTAAGTTCACCCCCCTGGCCAATGAATGGTACTCCTGTACCAAATGGAAAGGAGGAAGACAGAGAATCAAGTTCTGGTGATTGGGTCGATAAGGTCATGGTGAACAAGCATGACCTTTTAAGTAGAGATGATAACCAACTCGTAAATTATGAAGTAGAAAACAAACTGTTGTTTTCTGAAAAGTTCTATCAGAATCATCACCGAGACCCTTCAAAGATATACCCAGAACATCCGACGAATAGATTGACAGCAAGCAGAAAGGACAATCAAGACTATGATGTACAGAGGAGTCGGAGCGAAATTGCCTCCACTGATGAGTCTGATCTTGAGGCTGCAGTTAGCGATTGCTCAGAACCAGACTCGCTTTGGCAGTGCAACATTCCTAAAGTTTCCAACATTCCAAGTAGTGTAGCCTCTAAACCAAAGAAGTCTCACCTCAAAGCCCCAACAAAGAGTACTGAAACAAG GAGTTTCATTCCATCATTAATTCCTTCACCGCCAACAAGGAAACTAAGCAACGGGGTTAGTCCATTTTTGCACAAGCCGGGAAGGCAGCTTAGTCTTGTTGATGGGAAGAGGAAAACTGGACATGCAAAGTAA